A window of Zingiber officinale cultivar Zhangliang chromosome 5A, Zo_v1.1, whole genome shotgun sequence contains these coding sequences:
- the LOC121983373 gene encoding nudix hydrolase 17, mitochondrial-like, with amino-acid sequence MIASDYHGKGAASLSLSLPLTSPFLYIDPLLHRRKMVALVSRHGRSLQRYRAGRRLVVGCIPYKFKIDQALEVLVISSQKGPELMFPKGGWELDETLPAAAAREAFEEAGVTGNFEGELGKWLSEDRDKVHYMFAMRATEVLQQWPEMSRRERKWVTVAEARQVCKHPWMREALERLEELVSSGSRQEPRGGGGGLTALTVNSSL; translated from the exons ATGATAGCAAGCGATTACCACGGCAAAGGAGccgcttctctctctctctctcttcccctCACTTCCCCCTTTTTGTATATCGATCCGCTGCTTCATCGCCGAAAGATGGTTGCTTTGGTCTCTCGCCACGGGAGGAGCCTACAGCGCTACCGGGCCGGCCGCCGGCTCGTCGTCGG ATGCATTCCTTACAAGTTCAAGATCGACCAAGCCCTTGAGGTGCTCGTCATAAGTTCTCAGAAAGGACCTGAACTCATGTTCCCAAAG GGCGGTTGGGAGCTCGATGAAACTCTACCGGCAGCAGCTGCCAGAGAAGCCTTTGAGGAAGCGGGTGTGACAGGAAACTTCGAG GGTGAGCTCGGCAAGTGGCTCAGCGAGGACCGAGACAAGGTCCACTACATGTTCGCCATGAGAGCGACCGAGGTGCTGCAGCAATGGCCTGAAATGAGCAGGAGAGAACGCAAATGG GTGACGGTGGCTGAAGCAAGGCAAGTCTGCAAGCATCCATGGATGAGAGAAGCATTGGAGAGATTGGAAGAGCTCGTCTCGAGTGGAAGTAGGCAAGAgccaagaggaggaggaggaggtttgACAGCACTGACAGTCAATTCTTCACTGTAA